A stretch of Brassica rapa cultivar Chiifu-401-42 chromosome A08, CAAS_Brap_v3.01, whole genome shotgun sequence DNA encodes these proteins:
- the LOC103835390 gene encoding protein EXECUTER 2, chloroplastic isoform X1, with protein MASTNPCLIGQRISVPQFHLLFNSKPPNHELSTTKRSNFCVSIASSTSNRNPGKSYITCPRRNCAAVDGPETSSSEDKWDWDRWSRHFDEIEEIDGVVSLLKVQLEEAIEREDFGEAAKLKAAIGEATVNDSVAEIMCQLQDAIREERYHDASKLCRQTGSGLVGWWVCYPQDSEEPFGRIVRITPGVGRFIGRSYSPRQLVTAAAGTPLFEIFIVKDTDGEYVMQVVYLQHAKQKPSIPESSYVSSQQSSNASAESPSILDAGGSEVKVDKKKDKLLNAEEPTEEGIQNVIKFLKDKIPGLKLMKVMDVELPDEEIIGSDDDLVELVGEVIEEAGSADEEEDDDDSSEEIASMDRADNRKDLNPKVFIGGVLHSTEDSSIDDELVRVTADIMDNERDSFTLHVPGRRKSDVDTRKDRVSKEQVTALAAEGLSDLMPPEVAKAFWGSERPSLKVSRNVREIVKLAISQAQKGNRLSEYTRFNRIITPESDLDPFDGLYVGAFGPYGTEIVQLKRKYGNWNDAEESDSTDIEFFEYVEAVKLTGDPNVPAGQVTFRARIGKGSRMRDRGMYPEEMGVLASYMGEGRIADFGFKNPRWVGGQLLKLNGKGMGPYVTGGDLGFLYIGPEKSFMVVFNRLRLPE; from the exons ATGGCCTCAACTAATCCGTGTCTTATCGGACAAAGAATCTCCGTCCCTCAATTTCACCTCCTCTTCAACTCAAAGCCTCCGAACCACGAGCTCTCCACCACTAAACGCTCGAATTTCTGCGTCTCCATCGCTTCTTCTACATCAAACCGGAACCCTGGAAAATCATATATCACCTGTCCGCGGCGCAATTGCGCCGCCGTTGATGGCCCCGAGACTAGTTCGAGTGAGGATAAGTGGGATTGGGATCGTTGGAGCCGCCACTTCGATGAGATTGAAGAAATCGATGGCGTGGTGTCTCTTCTCAAG GTACAACTTGAGGAGGCCATCGAAAGAGAAGACTTTGGAGAAGCGGCGAAGTTGAAAGCAGCTATTGGAGAAGCTACTGTGAATGATTCTGTCGCTGAGATCATGTGCCAGTTACAG GATGCAATTCGTGAAGAGCGTTACCATGATGCTTCCAAGTTATGTAGGCAGACAGGAAGTGGACTG GTGGGTTGGTGGGTTTGTTATCCTCAAGATTCCGAGGAACCATTTGGCAGAATTGTACGCATAACTCCAGGCGTTGGACGGTTTATTGGCAGGAGTTACAGTCCAAG ACAGTTAGTGACAGCAGCAGCTGGAACACCTCTCTTTGAGATTTTTATTGTTAAAGACACGGACGGTGAATATGTTATGCAG GTGGTCTATTTGCAACATGCCAAGCAGAAACCATCCATTCCCGAGAGTTCCTATGTAAGTTCACAGCAATCATCGAATGCCTCAGCTGAGAGCCCATCAATATTAGATGCAGGAGGAAGTGAAGTGAAGGTGGATAAGAAAAAAGATAAACTACTAAACGCTGAGGAACCAACTGAAGAAGGGATCCAAAATGTGATAAAGTTTCTAAAAGACAAAATCCCAGGGCTAAAACTGATGAAAGTAATGGACGTTGAACTCCCCGACGAAGAGATCATAGGCAGTGATGATGATCTTGTAGAGCTGGTTGGAGAAGTTATTGAGGAAGCTGGTTCtgctgatgaagaagaagatgatgatgacagCAGTGAAGAAATTGCATCTATGGATCGTGCTGATAATAGAAAGGATTTAAACCCTAAGGTTTTCATCGGAGGGGTTCTACATAGCACAGAGGATTCCTCTATAGATGATGAGCTTGTACGTGTTACCGCAGATATAATGGATAACGAAAGAGATTCCTTTACCTTGCATGTTCCTGGGAGAAGAAAGAGTGATGTTGATACAAGAAAAGACAGAGTGTCCAAGGAGCAAGTAACAGCTTTAGCAGCTGAAGGACTTTCGGATCTGATGCCACCAGAGGTTGCCAAGGCGTTCTGGGGCTCAGAGAGACCTTCTTTGAAG GTATCAAGAAATGTCCGTGAGATTGTCAAGCTTGCTATAAGCCAGGCACAAAAAGGAAATCGGCTCTCTGAGTATACAAGATTTAATAGAATCATAACTCCTGAAAGCGACCTAGACCCTTTTGATG GCCTATATGTTGGTGCATTCGGACCTTACGGCACTGAGATAGTACAACTCAAGCGTAAGTATGGCAACTGGAATGATGCAGAGGAAAGTGACTCCACAGATATTGAGTTCTTTGAATATGTTGAGGCTGTGAAGTTGACAGGGGATCCAAATGTGCCAGCTGGCCAG GTGACATTTCGTGCGAGGATTGGGAAGGGGAGTCGCATGAGGGATCGTGGAATGTACCCGGAGGAAATGGGAGTG CTTGCGAGTTACATGGGAGAAGGAAGAATAGCAGACTTTGGGTTTAAAAACCCAAGATGGGTCGGAGGGCAGCTTTTAAAACTCAACGGAAAG GGAATGGGACCATATGTGACGGGTGGGGATCTTGGATTTCTATATATTGGTCCTGAGAAGAGCTTCATGGTCGTTTTCAACCGTCTGAGACTGCCTGAGTGA
- the LOC103835390 gene encoding protein EXECUTER 2, chloroplastic isoform X2 has protein sequence MILSLRSCATSAQDAIREERYHDASKLCRQTGSGLVGWWVCYPQDSEEPFGRIVRITPGVGRFIGRSYSPRQLVTAAAGTPLFEIFIVKDTDGEYVMQVVYLQHAKQKPSIPESSYVSSQQSSNASAESPSILDAGGSEVKVDKKKDKLLNAEEPTEEGIQNVIKFLKDKIPGLKLMKVMDVELPDEEIIGSDDDLVELVGEVIEEAGSADEEEDDDDSSEEIASMDRADNRKDLNPKVFIGGVLHSTEDSSIDDELVRVTADIMDNERDSFTLHVPGRRKSDVDTRKDRVSKEQVTALAAEGLSDLMPPEVAKAFWGSERPSLKVSRNVREIVKLAISQAQKGNRLSEYTRFNRIITPESDLDPFDGLYVGAFGPYGTEIVQLKRKYGNWNDAEESDSTDIEFFEYVEAVKLTGDPNVPAGQVTFRARIGKGSRMRDRGMYPEEMGVLASYMGEGRIADFGFKNPRWVGGQLLKLNGKGMGPYVTGGDLGFLYIGPEKSFMVVFNRLRLPE, from the exons ATGATTCTGTCGCTGAGATCATGTGCCA CTTCTGCGCAGGATGCAATTCGTGAAGAGCGTTACCATGATGCTTCCAAGTTATGTAGGCAGACAGGAAGTGGACTG GTGGGTTGGTGGGTTTGTTATCCTCAAGATTCCGAGGAACCATTTGGCAGAATTGTACGCATAACTCCAGGCGTTGGACGGTTTATTGGCAGGAGTTACAGTCCAAG ACAGTTAGTGACAGCAGCAGCTGGAACACCTCTCTTTGAGATTTTTATTGTTAAAGACACGGACGGTGAATATGTTATGCAG GTGGTCTATTTGCAACATGCCAAGCAGAAACCATCCATTCCCGAGAGTTCCTATGTAAGTTCACAGCAATCATCGAATGCCTCAGCTGAGAGCCCATCAATATTAGATGCAGGAGGAAGTGAAGTGAAGGTGGATAAGAAAAAAGATAAACTACTAAACGCTGAGGAACCAACTGAAGAAGGGATCCAAAATGTGATAAAGTTTCTAAAAGACAAAATCCCAGGGCTAAAACTGATGAAAGTAATGGACGTTGAACTCCCCGACGAAGAGATCATAGGCAGTGATGATGATCTTGTAGAGCTGGTTGGAGAAGTTATTGAGGAAGCTGGTTCtgctgatgaagaagaagatgatgatgacagCAGTGAAGAAATTGCATCTATGGATCGTGCTGATAATAGAAAGGATTTAAACCCTAAGGTTTTCATCGGAGGGGTTCTACATAGCACAGAGGATTCCTCTATAGATGATGAGCTTGTACGTGTTACCGCAGATATAATGGATAACGAAAGAGATTCCTTTACCTTGCATGTTCCTGGGAGAAGAAAGAGTGATGTTGATACAAGAAAAGACAGAGTGTCCAAGGAGCAAGTAACAGCTTTAGCAGCTGAAGGACTTTCGGATCTGATGCCACCAGAGGTTGCCAAGGCGTTCTGGGGCTCAGAGAGACCTTCTTTGAAG GTATCAAGAAATGTCCGTGAGATTGTCAAGCTTGCTATAAGCCAGGCACAAAAAGGAAATCGGCTCTCTGAGTATACAAGATTTAATAGAATCATAACTCCTGAAAGCGACCTAGACCCTTTTGATG GCCTATATGTTGGTGCATTCGGACCTTACGGCACTGAGATAGTACAACTCAAGCGTAAGTATGGCAACTGGAATGATGCAGAGGAAAGTGACTCCACAGATATTGAGTTCTTTGAATATGTTGAGGCTGTGAAGTTGACAGGGGATCCAAATGTGCCAGCTGGCCAG GTGACATTTCGTGCGAGGATTGGGAAGGGGAGTCGCATGAGGGATCGTGGAATGTACCCGGAGGAAATGGGAGTG CTTGCGAGTTACATGGGAGAAGGAAGAATAGCAGACTTTGGGTTTAAAAACCCAAGATGGGTCGGAGGGCAGCTTTTAAAACTCAACGGAAAG GGAATGGGACCATATGTGACGGGTGGGGATCTTGGATTTCTATATATTGGTCCTGAGAAGAGCTTCATGGTCGTTTTCAACCGTCTGAGACTGCCTGAGTGA
- the LOC103835391 gene encoding WD repeat-containing protein PCN, giving the protein MFEYRCNSINWKPSPLTSLATSSDGSQVAAAREDGSLELWLVPPGSVSWHSQLIIHGDPKSRISHLVWLGARLFSSSIDGTISEWDLFDLKQKVVLDSIGVSIWQMAVAPLSTAEAEMMVKKEYLSEESDDEGESGVEDGSEFDELEEKPDRRLAVACDDGCVRMYYVSDSEKLTYYRSLPRVSGRALSVTWSLDAQRIYSGSSDGLIRCWDANLCQEVYRITVGLGGLGNGSELCIWSLLSLRCGVLVSGDSTGSVQFWDSQHGTLLQAHSNHKGDVNALAAAPSHNRVFSAGADGQVILYKLAGGAFKSQDIKPSSTKKWDYIGCVRAHTHDIRALTVAVPISSEGSLPDSDAKGKSRKQRRKEKPGGISYHKWAHLGVPMLISAGDDAKLFAYSVQEFTKFHPHDICPAPQRVPMQMVHNTVFNQTSLLLVQDSCSLDILGIHISSESSGRVLTKPLVRVKSKGGRKIICSAISNAGSLFAYSDQIRPSLFELKKNKLGNNPWSPIRKRLPNLPSAHSMVFSCDCSRLIIAGHDRKIYTVGTDSMELLHTLTPRQEAQEGESPPREPPITKLYTSTDDHWLAAINCFGDVYVFNLETQRQHWFISRLDGASVAAAGFHPRDNNVLVISTSSNQVFALDVEARELGKWSLLQTLCLPKRYQEFPGEVLGLSFTPSPSSSSVIVYSSRAKCLIEFGKPTEQGEEMDLSERVEDRIASIGLKKLGNGTRKRRLEEYQKESKSNERDEIETSKHPVLYLKHLSKNAILVVEKPWIEVIKSLDSQPVHRHIYGT; this is encoded by the exons ATGTTTGAATACCGTTGCAACTCCATCAATTGGAAGCCGTCTCCGTTAACATCCCTCGCTACCAGCTCCGACGGCTCTCAAGTCGCCGCAGCTCGCGAAGACGGTTCTCTTGAGCTCTGGCTCGTCCCCCCTGGCTCTGTCTCCTGGCACTCTCAACTC ATTATCCATGGAGATCCAAAATCGAGAATCTCGCACCTCGTCTGGTTAGGTGCTAGGTTGTTTTCTTCTAGCATCGATGGAACAATCTCAGAGTGGGATCTTTTCGACCTGAAGCAGAAG GTTGTATTAGATTCAATTGGAGTATCAATCTGGCAAATGGCTGTGGCGCCTCTCTCCACTGCTGAAGCAGAGATGATGGTGAAGAAGGAGTACTTGAGTGAGGAATCAGATGACGAGGGAGAAAGTGGAGTTGAAGATGGTTCGGAGTTTGATGAGCTTGAGGAGAAACCTGATAGGCGTCTTGCAGTTGCTTGTGACGATGGCTGCGTGAGGATGTATTATGTCTCTGATTCAGAGAAATTAACGTACTATAGATCATTGCCTCGGGTCAGTG GCCGTGCTTTAAGTGTGACGTGGAGTTTGGATGCTCAGAGAATCTATTCGGGCAGTAGTGATGG GCTGATAAGATGCTGGGATGCTAACCTCTGCCAAGAGGTATATAGAATTACGGTTGGACTTGGAGGACTGGGAAATGGATCTGAGCTCTGCATTTGGTCACTTCTTTCGTTGAG ATGTGGAGTTCTTGTCAGCGGAGATAGTACAGGAAGTGTCCAGTTTTGGGATAGCCAGCATGGAACCCTTTTGCAGGCGCATTCTAATCACAAGGGTGATGTGAATGCTCTTGCAGCAGCACCAAGTCATAACCGTGTGTTTTCTGCAGGCGCCGATGGACAG GTTATTCTATATAAGCTCGCTGGTGGAGCATTTAAATCACAAGATATAAAACCTTCTTCCACTAAGAAGTGGGATTATATCGGTTGTGTAAGGGCCCATACTCATGACATCAGAGCTCTAACTGTGGCAGTGCCAATTAGTTCAGAAG GTTCTCTTCCAGACAGTGATGCAAAAGGAAAAAGTCGTAAACAGCGCAGGAAGGAGAAGCCTGGTGGTATCAGTTACCATAAATGGGCACATTTGGGGGTTCCAATGCTCATTTCAGCTGGTGATGATGCAAAGCTTTTTGCATACTCAGTTCAAGAGTTCACTAAGTTCCATCCACATGATATATGTCCTGCGCCTCAGAGAGTACCTATGCAGATGGTACATAATACAGTGTTCAATCAGACTTCTCTTCTCTTGGTTCAGGATTCTTGTTCTTTAGACATTCTTGGTATTCACATAAGCAGTGAGTCTAGTGGGCGTGTCCTCACCAAGCCACTAGTTCGTGTTAAAAGTAAAGGTGGCAGAAAGATCATATGCAGTGCAATTTCTAACGCAGGATCACTTTTTGCTTATTCCGACCAAATTCGACCAAGTCTGTTTGAGTTGAAGAAAAACAAACTTGGAAATAACCCATGGAGTCCCATAAGAAAGCGACTTCCGAATCTTCCATCTGCTCATTCCATGGTCTTCAGCTGTGACTGCTCTCGGCTGATAATAGCTGGACATGacagaaaaatatat ACCGTTGGGACTGATAGCATGGAGCTATTACACACCCTTACTCCACGTCAGGAGGCGCAGGAAGGTGAATCTCCTCCTCGTGAACCACCAATTACAAAGCTGTATACTAGCACAGATGATCATTGGCTAGCTGCTATCAATTGCTTTGGGGACGTATACGTGTTCAACCTGGAAACACAGAG GCAGCATTGGTTCATATCAAGGCTTGATGGTGCATCTGTTGCAGCCGCTGGTTTCCATCCCAGGGACAACAATGTGCTTGTGATCTCCACCTCTTCAAACCAGGTCTTTGCATTGGACGTGGAAGCTAGAGAGTTGGGCAAGTGGTCGCTTCTTCAAACTCTTTGTTTGCCAAAGAGATACCAAGAGTTCCCTGGTGAGGTCTTAGGGCTCTCATTCACTCCATCGCCAAGCTCATCATCTGTCATCGTCTACAGCTCCAG AGCAAAGTGTTTGATTGAGTTCGGGAAGCCGACGGAACAAGGCGAAGAGATGGATTTGTCTGAAAGGGTGGAAGATAGAATTGCAAGCATTGGTTTGAAGAAATTGGGGAATGGGACCCGAAAACGTAGGTTGGAGGAGTATCAGAAAGAGAGCAAGAGTAATGAGAGAGACGAGATTGAAACTTCAAAGCACCCGGTTCTGTATTTAAAACATCTATCAAAGAATGCAATCTTGGTGGTAGAGAAACCATGGATTGAAGTTATCAAGAGTTTAGATTCACAGCCAGTTCACAGACATATATATGGGACATAA
- the LOC103835392 gene encoding uncharacterized protein LOC103835392, translated as MSFFLKYSPLSYWLFTLLIITLLLFVLSTSLVFFLLLVVIFEFFYTMIKILSSHNSHHSHSTTTTLKTAEILSKYRPIAPRPGTNQLNDNESSSSSYMSHKISQSPYLRHLWPQLQARPTRTRKRGRGGMGPTSHLSLKRPKSLATSAKTPTQRVFRPIKTLAFQAFSHAGLPNLTTQVGYALENGGSPALVTLPLLQCPPLSSKCMEPEIKVKGLIDLNKSLETIQERDFLTQLQGPITTTTKTAAAASRVITPQPIRPVCSRINVACINPLSNPSQISKKSPQEVEEEVESDVLPAIISDSNNKVKLVNSAYKEMMGQPECSWLDSMVKVKRMCGEVVIQFCESKISENNNGYSCWVKIEWGRDGKEELVHAFCDVMKRECDSKDYVFTWRFHITAKETCQPSYNA; from the coding sequence ATGTCCTTCTTCCTTAAATATTCGCCTCTCTCTTATTGGCTCTTCACTCTCCTTATTATAACCTTACTTCTCTTTGTTCTCTCAACATCTCtcgtcttctttcttcttcttgtagtgatttttgaatttttttacacCATGATAAAGATACTTAGCTCTCATAACTCGCACCATTCTCACTCAACCACCACAACTCTTAAAACAGCCGAGATCTTGTCCAAATATAGACCCATTGCTCCTAGGCCTGGGACGAACCAACTAAACGACAatgaatcttcttcttcttcttatatgtCTCACAAGATCAGCCAATCTCCTTACCTTCGTCACCTCTGGCCACAGCTTCAAGCTCGTCCTACGAGAACCCGCAAGCGAGGGAGAGGCGGGATGGGTCCAACGTCTCATCTCTCGTTGAAGAGACCCAAGTCATTAGCTACGTCTGCCAAAACTCCTACACAGCGGGTGTTTCGCCCTATTAAAACGCTGGCGTTTCAGGCTTTCTCTCATGCGGGGCTACCTAACCTTACTACACAAGTTGGCTACGCCTTGGAGAATGGTGGATCTCCTGCTTTGGTGACTCTGCCTCTTCTTCAATGCCCTCCTCTTTCCTCCAAATGCATGGAGCCAGAGATCAAAGTAAAGGGTCTGATTGATCTGAACAAGAGCCTAGAGACGATACAAGAGAGAGACTTCTTGACGCAGCTACAAGGACCcatcacaacaacaacaaagacagcagcagcagcaagcaGAGTCATAACTCCACAACCCATAAGACCGGTGTGCTCAAGAATCAACGTAGCATGCATAAACCCACTAAGCAACCCATCTCAAATCAGCAAGAAATCACCACAAGAggtggaagaagaagttgaaTCCGATGTGCTGCCCGCTATAATCTCCGATTCAAACAACAAGGTCAAGCTGGTGAACTCGGCATACAAGGAGATGATGGGGCAACCAGAGTGCTCGTGGCTAGATTCAATGGTGAAAGTGAAGAGGATGTGTGGTGAAGTGGTGATACAATTCTGTGAATCCAAGATTTCAGAGAATAATAATGGCTATTCATGCTGGGTGAAGATAGAGTGGGGAAGAGACGGTAAGGAGGAGCTTGTGCATGCGTTCTGCGATGTAATGAAACGTGAGTGCGACTCCAAGGATTATGTCTTTACGTGGAGGTTTCACATAACCGCCAAAGAAACTTGTCAGCCAAGCTACAATGCTTAG
- the LOC103835393 gene encoding protein NPGR1, whose translation MLCACSGEQFRFDDQPGSPESLATRDFSASGLSSSTRTRGGADWDSKLEESQVDEAESTLKEALSLNYEEARALLGRLEYQRGNFDAALQVFKGIDIKVLTPRITKAILDRTRPCNKPPRSRASAVTLPPPSSMSMHSVSLLLEAILLKARSLEELGSCKEAAEECKLILDMVESALPSGMPRVGISGFDKLQEVFHKALELLPLLWTKAGDFHETVASYRRALSRPWNLDPQRLAVTQKSLALVLLYGSVEASPKDSMEEAIVLLMLLVKKMVVGGIQWDAELVDHLAYALSMVGQFEVLATYLEQILPGVYTRGERWYLLSLCYSAAGMGKTAINLLKLALGPSESRQIPQASWLLFGAKLCSEDPQHSRDGIYFSQRLLDLANNQSEHLFRQAHRFLGVCYGNAARSSKLDSERVSLQKKSLYSLNKAATMAKGDPEPDAVYNLSVENAFQRNLQAALDGAVEYSSMVGGVSTRGWKHLAAVLSAEKRLKDAESILDFTMEEAGDMEKLDLLKLKAVLQMAQEQPKQALKTCSNFLALIRAQEKSEQSETLLKKYETEAWQDLASVYGKLGSLSDAETCLDKARSISFYSPRGWNETGLCLEAKSLHEEALIPFFMSLSIDPDHVPSIVSIAEVMMKSGGDTLATAKSFLMNALRLDPRSHDAWMKLGHVAKMQGLSQQAAEFYQAAYELELSAPVQSFI comes from the exons atGTTGTGTGCTTGTTCAGGCGAACAGTTCCGTTTCGACGACCAGCCAGGCTCGCCGGAGTCGCTAGCTACACGAGACTTCTCAGCTAGTGGCCTTTCTTCTTCCACCAGAACTAGAGGAGGAGCCGATTGGGATTCCAAACTCGAAGAGTCTCAAGTCGATGAAGCTGAGTCCACTCTAAAAGAGGCTCTCTCCCTCAACTACGAG GAAGCGAGGGCTTTGCTTGGGAGACTTGAGTATCAGAGAGGTAACTTCGACGCAGCGCTTCAGGTCTTCAAAGGGATTGACATTAAGGTCTTAACTCCGAGGATAACCAAAGCTATTCTCGACAGAACTCGTCCTTGCAATAAACCACCACGCTCCAGAGCCTCTGCTGTTACTCTCCCTCCTCCAAGTTCCATGTCAATGCATTCCGTCAGCTTGCTTCTTGAAGCTATCTTGCTTAAAGCTAGATCACTTGAGGAACTCGGCTCTTGCAAAG AGGCTGCAGAGGAATGTAAACTAATCCTTGACATGGTTGAATCTGCGCTACCAAGTGGCATGCCTCGAGTAGGTATCAGCGGATTCGATAAACTGCAGGAAGTTTTCCACAAGGCGCTCGAGCTGCTTCCTTTGCTATGGACAAAAGCTGGAGACTTTCATGAGACCGTTGCTTCGTATCGCCGCGCTTTATCCAGACCGTGGAATCTGGATCCACAGAGGTTAGCTGTTACGCAGAAGTCTTTAGCTTTGGTTTTGCTTTACGGTAGCGTTGAGGCGAGCCCCAAGGACAGCATGGAGGAGGCGATTGTGTTGTTAATGTTGCTTGTGAAGAAGATGGTTGTTGGAGGGATACAGTGGGATGCAGAACTCGTGGATCATCTCGCTTACGCTCTTTCGATGGTTGGACAGTTTGAAGTGTTGGCGACCTATCTGGAGCAGATTCTTCCTGGTGTTTACACTCGAGGGGAGAGATGGTACCTGCTCTCTCTTTGTTACAGTGCTGCAGGGATGGGTAAAACTGCCATTAATCTATTGAAGCTGGCCCTTGGTCCTTCTGAATCAAGACAGATACCGCAGGCTTCTTGGTTATTGTTTGGAGCAAAGCTATGCTCTGAAGATCCACAACACTCGAGGGACGGTATATATTTTTCTCAAAGACTGCTTGACTTGGCTAATAATCAGAGTGAACATCTTTTCCGCCAAGCGCACAGGTTCCTTGGTGTCTGCTATGGAAACGCTGCAAGAAGTTCCAAACTAGACTCTGAACGGGTTTCACTTCAGAAGAAATCTCTATACTCTCTAAACAAAGCTGCAACGATGGCCAAGGGTGATCCGGAACCAGATGCTGTATATAACTTAAGCGTTGAGAATGCGTTTCAAAGAAACCTTCAAGCGGCTTTGGATGGCGCGGTTGAGTATTCTAGTATGGTGGGAGGTGTTTCGACTAGAGGATGGAAACATTTAGCTGCTGTCCTTTCAGCAGAGAAACGGCTCAAGGATGCGGAATCTATTCTGGACTTTACCATGGAAGAGGCTGGTGACATGGAAAAGTTAGACCTTCTGAAGTTGAAAGCTGTGCTTCAGATGGCTCAAGAACAACCTAAGCAAGCATTGAAGACATGCAGTAACTTTCTGGCTCTAATCCGGGCGCAGGAGAAGTCTGAACAATCTGAG ACTCTGCTAAAGAAATATGAAACGGAAGCTTGGCAAGACCTGGCCTCTGTCTATGGAAAGCTAGGTTCATTGTCAGATGCAGAAACATGTCTGGACAAGGCAAGATCCATCTCCTTTTATTCTCCCAGAGGCTGGAATGAAACAG GTTTGTGTCTTGAAGCTAAATCACTTCACGAAGAGGCTTTGATACCCTTCTTCATGTCGCTCTCGATAGATCCAGACCACGTTCCCAGCATTGTTTCAATAGCAGAGGTTATGATGAAATCCGGAGGTGATACACTTGCAACCGCCAAGAGTTTTCTGATGAACGCCTTACGGTTAGACCCGAGAAGTCACGACGCGTGGATGAAGCTAGGACATGTTGCTAAAATGCAAGGCTTATCACAGCAAGCTGCAGAGTTTTACCAAGCTGCATATGAGCTAGAGTTGTCGGCTCCGGTGCAGAGTTTCATTTGA
- the LOC103835394 gene encoding adenine phosphoribosyltransferase 1 isoform X1: MQSIVSSYHLCLAHPPPPVLCQRLLCHRIPSIRLPSRRSTTSLGLFTCAAVSRESEMAAKEDGQDPRIPKIASSIRVIPDFPKPGIMFQDITTLLLDTEAFKDTIDIFVERYKGKGISVVAGVEARGFIFGPPIALAIGAKFVPMRKPKKLPGKVISEEYSLEYGTDKIEMHVGAVEPGERAIIIDDLIATGGTLAAAIRLLERVGVKIVECACVIELPELNGREKLGEAPLFILVTSDAA, translated from the exons ATGCAATCAATAGTTTCTTCTTACCATCTCTGTCTTgctcatcctcctcctcctgtccTTTGCCAACGTCTCCTCTGCCACCGTATTCCTTCGATCCGCCTCCCAAGCCGTCGTTCTACCACCTCCCTCGGCCTCTTCACTTGCG CAGCAGTGAGTCGGGAGAGTGAAATGGCAGCTAAAGAAGATGGACAAGATCCGAGAATCCCCAAGATCGCTTCTTCAATCAGAGTCATCCCCGACTTCCCTAAACCAG GGATCATGTTTCAGGACATAACTACGCTTCTTCTCGACACTGAGGCCTTTAAGGATACTATTGatatttttgttgaaagatacAAAGGCAAAGGCATCTCTGTTGTTGCAG GTGTTGAAGCAAGAGGTTTCATTTTTGGACCTCCTATTGCGTTGGCTATTGGTGCTAAATTTGTTCCCATGAGGAAGCCCAAGAAGCTACCTG GGAAGGTTATATCGGAGGAGTATTCGTTGGAGTATGGAACAGACAAGATAGAGATGCATGTAGGTGCGGTGGAGCCTGGTGAGCGTGCTATCATCATAGATGACCTCATTGCCACTGGTGGCACTCTCGCTGCTGCAATCCGACTACTTG AGCGAGTAGGAGTGAAgatagtggagtgtgcatgcgTGATTGAGTTACCAGAGCTTAATGGAAGGGAGAAGCTAGGAGAGGCGCCACTGTTTATTCTTGTAACCTCGGATGCTGCTTAA
- the LOC103835394 gene encoding adenine phosphoribosyltransferase 1 isoform X2 → MQSIVSSYHLCLAHPPPPVLCQRLLCHRIPSIRLPSRRSTTSLGLFTCAVSRESEMAAKEDGQDPRIPKIASSIRVIPDFPKPGIMFQDITTLLLDTEAFKDTIDIFVERYKGKGISVVAGVEARGFIFGPPIALAIGAKFVPMRKPKKLPGKVISEEYSLEYGTDKIEMHVGAVEPGERAIIIDDLIATGGTLAAAIRLLERVGVKIVECACVIELPELNGREKLGEAPLFILVTSDAA, encoded by the exons ATGCAATCAATAGTTTCTTCTTACCATCTCTGTCTTgctcatcctcctcctcctgtccTTTGCCAACGTCTCCTCTGCCACCGTATTCCTTCGATCCGCCTCCCAAGCCGTCGTTCTACCACCTCCCTCGGCCTCTTCACTTGCG CAGTGAGTCGGGAGAGTGAAATGGCAGCTAAAGAAGATGGACAAGATCCGAGAATCCCCAAGATCGCTTCTTCAATCAGAGTCATCCCCGACTTCCCTAAACCAG GGATCATGTTTCAGGACATAACTACGCTTCTTCTCGACACTGAGGCCTTTAAGGATACTATTGatatttttgttgaaagatacAAAGGCAAAGGCATCTCTGTTGTTGCAG GTGTTGAAGCAAGAGGTTTCATTTTTGGACCTCCTATTGCGTTGGCTATTGGTGCTAAATTTGTTCCCATGAGGAAGCCCAAGAAGCTACCTG GGAAGGTTATATCGGAGGAGTATTCGTTGGAGTATGGAACAGACAAGATAGAGATGCATGTAGGTGCGGTGGAGCCTGGTGAGCGTGCTATCATCATAGATGACCTCATTGCCACTGGTGGCACTCTCGCTGCTGCAATCCGACTACTTG AGCGAGTAGGAGTGAAgatagtggagtgtgcatgcgTGATTGAGTTACCAGAGCTTAATGGAAGGGAGAAGCTAGGAGAGGCGCCACTGTTTATTCTTGTAACCTCGGATGCTGCTTAA